From Flavobacterium lipolyticum, one genomic window encodes:
- a CDS encoding TolC family protein: MRKLCAFLLVLIGPVVLAQKTVSLQDCESQFLKNNLFLLASQYNIDASKALTIQARIWDNPSLTAELNAYNPERNQYFDIGKQGQKAFGIEQLIYLGGKKRNEIKLAQTNEQLAELQFNDLLRTLKLLLRKSFYTVYYNKKSLETTDNQLAHIEDLISSYSIQVEKGNIPLRDLVRLQSLYLNFKNERMEVVNENIEEQGNLKLLLNSTENVVPEVTKEEFNKYTKTIPFDLKTFQDEAIANRPDYLAKQKDIEANEINVKWQKSLSVPDITVGATYDQRSGAFNREANLTLGIPLPLWNKNKGNIKYAKTILEQSKIEKQNFDLQLQTEITTAWNKWEESRKNYVIIKPTVNSDFEAVYKGILTNFQKRNISLLEFTDFMESYNQASVQVNELKKKVILSGEELNSTINKDLF, translated from the coding sequence ATGAGAAAACTCTGTGCATTCCTACTTGTACTTATCGGTCCGGTAGTTTTGGCTCAAAAAACGGTCAGCCTTCAGGACTGTGAAAGCCAATTCCTTAAAAACAACCTCTTTCTGTTGGCATCACAATATAATATTGATGCATCAAAAGCATTAACCATCCAAGCCCGAATTTGGGATAATCCTTCACTAACGGCAGAACTCAATGCTTACAACCCCGAAAGAAATCAATATTTTGATATTGGCAAGCAAGGGCAAAAAGCATTTGGTATCGAGCAGTTGATTTATTTAGGCGGAAAAAAACGCAATGAAATAAAACTGGCACAAACCAATGAACAATTAGCCGAGTTACAGTTCAATGATTTACTGAGAACTTTAAAACTCCTACTAAGAAAGAGCTTTTACACCGTATACTACAACAAAAAAAGTCTTGAAACTACTGACAACCAGCTAGCGCATATCGAAGATTTGATAAGCTCCTACTCGATACAGGTTGAAAAAGGTAATATTCCTTTACGAGATCTTGTTCGTCTGCAATCGCTTTACTTAAACTTCAAAAATGAGCGTATGGAGGTTGTCAATGAAAATATCGAAGAACAGGGTAACTTAAAATTACTGCTAAATTCCACCGAAAATGTTGTTCCGGAAGTTACTAAGGAAGAATTTAATAAGTATACCAAAACAATTCCTTTTGACCTTAAAACATTTCAGGATGAAGCCATTGCAAATCGCCCGGACTATTTAGCCAAACAAAAAGATATTGAGGCAAACGAAATCAATGTAAAATGGCAAAAATCCCTTTCCGTTCCTGATATCACCGTTGGTGCCACTTACGATCAGCGCAGTGGAGCTTTTAACAGAGAAGCCAATCTAACACTAGGAATTCCTCTGCCACTTTGGAACAAAAACAAAGGAAATATCAAGTATGCGAAAACGATTCTCGAGCAGTCCAAAATTGAAAAGCAAAATTTTGACCTTCAATTGCAAACCGAAATTACAACTGCATGGAACAAATGGGAAGAATCCCGTAAAAACTATGTGATCATAAAACCTACTGTTAATTCAGATTTTGAAGCGGTTTATAAAGGAATCTTGACCAATTTCCAGAAACGAAATATCAGTTTATTAGAATTTACCGATTTTATGGAAAGTTACAATCAGGCTTCTGTTCAGGTAAATGAACTCAAGAAAAAAGTTATCCTTTCGGGTGAAGAACTAAATAGTACCATCAACAAAGACTTATTCTAA
- a CDS encoding sensor histidine kinase: MTLKNRISLLVSLLFTILFGLASTLIFVLYSNFRKEEFRDRLEIKALSNIKLLVNVKEVDDQLLKVIDQNSINQLYDEKTLVFDSNFKLIYSSIDDAKINWSVEDLKYLRKHKTFFKQQGDYEVYGVFYDTKDRDFYALISATDDYGKRKLLFLRYTLIISYIFFTCICWVLTSFMVKKAMSPLNIFHQKIKNINENNLDTRVASKNNKNEIDLIANEFNFMMDRIEVSYQKQKEFTAHASHELRTPLSRITSQIENTIADPTTSDKGKSFLKTILSDINQLTELINSLLILSKIDNKKNENKEVHRMDEILFSAIENLNKSYPEFLILFEIEESNNLDTALEINGNKNLLEIAITNILKNACVYSDNKQAKVIISTQDDQLVISISNTGQTLNEEEQKNLFQPFMRGKNSKGTTGFGLGLRIVHRILTLHNASITYSVPDINTNLFQLFFH, from the coding sequence ATGACTTTAAAAAACCGAATATCACTTTTAGTAAGTTTATTATTTACCATCCTTTTCGGATTGGCTTCTACCTTGATATTTGTTTTATACTCGAATTTCAGAAAAGAAGAATTTCGTGATCGACTCGAAATTAAAGCTCTTTCCAACATTAAACTTCTCGTTAACGTTAAAGAGGTCGACGATCAGCTTTTAAAAGTTATTGATCAGAATTCCATTAACCAACTGTATGATGAAAAAACACTGGTCTTTGATTCAAACTTCAAACTCATCTACAGTAGTATTGACGATGCCAAGATTAATTGGTCAGTTGAAGATCTGAAATACCTTAGAAAACATAAAACATTCTTTAAACAGCAGGGTGATTACGAAGTATATGGTGTTTTTTATGATACAAAAGACCGGGATTTTTATGCCCTGATATCTGCCACCGACGATTATGGCAAACGAAAATTACTTTTCCTAAGGTATACGCTAATTATTTCCTATATCTTTTTTACCTGTATCTGCTGGGTTCTAACCTCTTTTATGGTTAAAAAAGCTATGAGTCCGTTGAATATTTTCCACCAAAAGATAAAGAATATCAACGAAAACAATCTCGATACCCGTGTTGCTTCAAAAAACAACAAAAATGAAATTGATCTGATCGCCAATGAATTTAATTTCATGATGGATCGAATTGAAGTTTCGTACCAAAAACAAAAAGAATTTACGGCCCATGCCTCACATGAGCTGAGAACTCCCCTATCCAGAATTACCTCGCAGATTGAAAACACCATTGCAGATCCAACAACATCCGACAAAGGAAAAAGCTTTCTAAAAACGATATTGTCTGACATCAATCAATTGACTGAATTAATTAATTCGCTATTGATCCTTTCTAAAATAGACAATAAGAAAAATGAAAACAAAGAAGTTCATCGTATGGATGAAATTTTGTTTTCGGCTATCGAAAATCTGAATAAAAGTTATCCGGAGTTTCTAATTTTATTTGAAATAGAAGAAAGCAACAATCTGGATACCGCTTTAGAGATAAATGGTAATAAAAACTTATTGGAAATTGCCATAACCAATATCCTAAAAAATGCCTGTGTTTATTCTGATAACAAACAAGCCAAAGTAATTATAAGTACTCAGGATGATCAATTAGTCATCTCCATTTCAAACACAGGGCAAACCTTAAACGAAGAAGAACAAAAAAATCTTTTTCAGCCTTTTATGCGTGGTAAAAACTCGAAAGGCACCACAGGTTTTGGTCTCGGACTAAGAATTGTTCATCGCATTCTCACACTTCACAACGCATCGATAACCTACAGTGTTCCAGATATTAACACGAATTTATTTCAATTGTTTTTTCATTAG
- a CDS encoding response regulator transcription factor has protein sequence MKILLLEDDFTLSKEISAFFTSNGFECFSYYDGSLLLKKYFPYEYDLIILDINVPGSNGIEVCKSIREVDKKTPIIMLTAFSEIEDKLASFDNGADDYLVKPFHFKELYARSTSLLRRKEIPQQVETKITIADLEILESDMKVFRSKEEIKLTPKEFKLILILAHAKGKVLSKQFIAEKLWDYHIETNQNTIEVYINFLRKKIDKDHTVKLIRTKVGYGYYLSDQE, from the coding sequence ATGAAAATACTCCTTCTTGAAGACGATTTTACCTTATCGAAAGAAATCTCTGCATTCTTTACTTCAAATGGATTCGAGTGTTTTTCTTATTATGATGGTTCATTACTGCTGAAGAAGTATTTCCCCTATGAATATGATTTAATTATTCTGGATATTAATGTTCCCGGAAGTAACGGAATTGAAGTGTGTAAAAGTATTCGGGAAGTCGATAAAAAGACTCCGATTATTATGCTCACTGCTTTTAGTGAAATTGAGGATAAATTAGCTTCTTTTGATAATGGAGCCGATGATTATCTTGTTAAACCCTTTCATTTTAAGGAACTGTATGCCCGAAGCACTTCTCTACTACGTCGAAAAGAAATTCCACAACAGGTAGAAACTAAAATAACGATTGCTGATCTGGAAATTCTGGAAAGCGATATGAAAGTATTTCGATCTAAAGAAGAAATCAAACTTACTCCCAAAGAATTCAAGCTCATTTTAATCTTGGCCCATGCCAAAGGTAAAGTCTTATCGAAACAATTTATTGCCGAAAAACTCTGGGATTATCACATCGAAACCAATCAAAATACTATTGAAGTTTATATTAATTTTTTAAGAAAGAAAATCGACAAGGATCATACTGTTAAACTTATTCGTACCAAAGTGGGCTACGGATATTATTTGAGCGATCAGGAATGA
- a CDS encoding M42 family metallopeptidase, with product MSTKSILKDTSIAFLESYLNNASPTGYESEGQKLWMNYLKPYVDTFITDTYGTAVGVINPDAPFKVVIEGHADEISWYVNYITDDGLLYVIRNGGSDHLIAPSKRVHIHTKKGIVKGVFGWPAIHTRLRDKEETPKISNIFIDLGCETKEQVEAMGVHVGCVITYPDEFMILNENKFVCRAIDNRMGGFMIAEVARLLKENNKTLPFGLYIVNSVQEEIGLRGAEMIAQTIKPNVAIVTDVCHDTTTPMIDKKVEGDLKMGKGPVIAYAPAVQNKLRDLIVDTAEEKKIPFQRHATSRATGTDTDAFAYSNGGVASALISLPLRYMHTTVEMVQREDVENVIQLIYESLLKIENNETFSYFN from the coding sequence ATGAGCACAAAATCAATCTTAAAGGATACCTCAATTGCTTTCCTGGAAAGCTATCTCAATAACGCCTCCCCTACAGGCTACGAAAGCGAAGGGCAAAAACTTTGGATGAATTATCTAAAACCCTATGTAGACACTTTTATTACAGATACTTACGGAACAGCTGTAGGAGTTATTAACCCTGACGCTCCATTTAAGGTAGTCATTGAAGGTCATGCCGATGAAATTTCCTGGTATGTTAATTATATTACTGATGACGGTTTATTATACGTAATCAGAAATGGTGGTTCCGATCATCTGATTGCACCATCAAAAAGAGTGCACATTCACACTAAAAAAGGAATTGTAAAAGGTGTATTTGGATGGCCTGCCATTCATACCCGTCTGCGTGACAAGGAAGAAACTCCAAAAATCAGTAATATCTTTATCGATTTAGGCTGTGAAACCAAAGAGCAGGTTGAAGCTATGGGAGTACATGTAGGATGTGTGATTACGTATCCGGATGAATTTATGATTTTGAACGAAAATAAATTTGTATGCCGTGCGATCGACAACAGAATGGGTGGCTTTATGATTGCCGAAGTAGCTCGTTTACTAAAAGAAAATAATAAAACACTACCGTTTGGTTTGTACATCGTAAATTCTGTTCAGGAAGAGATTGGTCTTCGCGGAGCCGAAATGATTGCTCAGACCATTAAACCTAATGTGGCAATTGTAACCGATGTCTGCCATGATACCACTACTCCAATGATTGATAAAAAAGTGGAAGGAGATCTGAAAATGGGGAAAGGACCTGTAATTGCTTATGCCCCGGCTGTACAAAATAAATTGCGTGACCTCATTGTAGATACTGCCGAAGAGAAAAAAATTCCGTTTCAGCGTCATGCAACATCTCGTGCTACCGGAACAGATACTGATGCTTTTGCTTACAGTAATGGCGGTGTGGCTTCAGCATTAATTTCCTTGCCTTTACGTTATATGCATACTACCGTAGAAATGGTACAAAGAGAGGATGTTGAAAATGTAATTCAATTGATTTACGAATCCTTACTGAAAATTGAGAACAACGAAACTTTTTCTTATTTTAACTAG
- a CDS encoding DUF4294 domain-containing protein — MRFTAPILFFILISLTTQAQVKPKENEQMGYILTEQDSILNDTIELPEIIISKEKLDPEAQKQFTILQNRVYKVYPYARLAADRLTALNSGMARLKTNREKKKYFKIVEDYLNNEFEARLKKLSRKQGQILVKLVHRQTGITTYELIKTLKSGFKAFVSNTTASLFDISLKMEYKPFESNEDYLIETILVRAFDSGKLVNQKAANPVNYDDLMNHWETKAKETKAEK; from the coding sequence ATGAGATTTACTGCCCCTATTTTATTTTTTATATTGATTTCGTTAACAACTCAGGCTCAGGTGAAACCTAAAGAGAATGAGCAAATGGGTTACATATTAACGGAACAGGATTCTATTTTGAATGACACGATTGAATTGCCCGAAATTATTATTTCAAAGGAAAAACTGGATCCTGAAGCGCAAAAGCAATTTACGATTCTTCAAAACCGTGTTTATAAAGTATACCCGTATGCAAGACTTGCAGCAGACCGATTAACGGCATTGAATAGCGGAATGGCGCGCTTGAAAACCAACCGCGAAAAGAAAAAGTACTTTAAAATTGTAGAAGATTATCTCAATAACGAATTTGAAGCAAGACTTAAAAAACTTTCCCGCAAACAAGGACAGATTCTAGTGAAACTCGTTCACAGGCAAACGGGAATAACGACTTATGAGTTAATCAAAACCTTAAAAAGTGGTTTTAAAGCTTTTGTGTCCAATACAACGGCAAGTCTATTTGACATTAGTCTGAAAATGGAATACAAGCCATTTGAATCCAACGAGGATTATTTAATTGAAACTATTCTGGTCAGGGCATTTGATTCCGGAAAACTTGTGAATCAAAAAGCAGCAAATCCTGTAAATTATGATGATTTGATGAACCATTGGGAAACAAAAGCAAAAGAGACAAAAGCGGAAAAATAA